One part of the Mariniflexile litorale genome encodes these proteins:
- a CDS encoding mannitol dehydrogenase family protein, with translation MENLKLLPETVLKPSFDRDKIKASILHIGVSNFHRSHQAYYTHDLIDKFNELNYGICGVDLFDSDRKIYNILKDQDGLYTLYTKEPNGPHRAKIIGSIIEYFFGPENPLAVIEKMASPDIEIISLTIAEDEYHLNGITGVFDMNHPVANEETKNPFKPKTVFGYLTQAFKLRKLRNLPGCTILSCDNMKSNGETMKHLLLDYVSKTEPGLLDWISENTTFPNSMVDRITTITDFDDIDTLKQDFLIEDQWPVVCESFSQWVIEDKFLHKRPSWEKVGVQFTQNIEPYENMKLRLLNAGHTILGILGTMCGYKTVYEAAVDKDFMIFLKCFIDEEVLPTLKESNQTSVKSYKKMLVSRFQNQHINDRLSRICQESSVKIPLFILPTIKDQLQSDKKIKRAAFIIAAWCKYNDGIDDFKIPYKITDSISGTLIRNATLSHQNPIKFLEIESVFGDLSNNKIFTDSYEESLSLLRSNNIKACIQKMNTSLAHK, from the coding sequence ATGGAAAATTTAAAACTATTACCTGAAACTGTTTTAAAACCATCGTTTGATAGAGACAAAATTAAAGCGAGTATTTTACATATTGGCGTAAGTAATTTTCATAGATCGCATCAAGCATATTACACCCACGATCTTATTGATAAATTTAATGAACTAAATTATGGGATTTGCGGTGTTGATTTATTCGATTCTGATCGAAAGATTTATAATATTCTAAAAGATCAAGATGGCCTTTACACACTTTACACAAAAGAACCAAATGGTCCCCATAGAGCTAAGATAATCGGTTCAATAATAGAGTATTTTTTTGGTCCCGAGAATCCATTGGCAGTTATAGAAAAAATGGCAAGTCCTGATATTGAAATTATTTCGCTTACAATTGCTGAAGACGAGTATCATTTAAATGGAATTACAGGAGTATTTGACATGAATCATCCTGTAGCGAACGAGGAAACCAAAAATCCTTTTAAACCTAAAACTGTTTTTGGATACTTAACACAAGCCTTTAAATTAAGAAAATTAAGAAATTTACCTGGGTGCACTATTCTTTCTTGTGATAACATGAAATCTAATGGAGAGACCATGAAACACTTATTATTAGACTATGTTAGCAAAACAGAACCTGGACTTTTAGATTGGATTTCTGAAAACACTACGTTTCCGAACAGCATGGTTGATAGAATTACAACCATAACAGATTTTGATGATATTGATACATTAAAACAAGATTTTCTTATAGAAGACCAATGGCCCGTAGTTTGCGAATCATTTTCTCAATGGGTTATTGAGGATAAATTTCTACATAAAAGACCTTCTTGGGAAAAAGTAGGTGTTCAATTTACACAAAACATTGAGCCTTACGAAAACATGAAATTACGTTTACTAAATGCTGGTCACACTATTTTAGGAATATTAGGTACTATGTGTGGTTATAAAACCGTTTATGAAGCTGCTGTTGATAAAGATTTCATGATTTTCTTAAAATGTTTTATAGATGAAGAAGTACTTCCAACTCTTAAGGAATCCAATCAAACAAGTGTAAAGAGCTATAAAAAAATGTTAGTATCTCGATTTCAAAATCAACATATAAATGATAGACTATCGCGTATATGTCAAGAAAGCTCCGTGAAAATTCCTCTTTTTATTTTACCTACTATAAAAGATCAACTACAAAGTGACAAGAAGATAAAAAGAGCTGCTTTTATAATTGCTGCTTGGTGCAAATATAATGATGGTATTGACGACTTTAAAATTCCATACAAAATTACAGATAGTATAAGTGGCACATTAATTCGTAATGCTACATTATCTCACCAGAATCCCATTAAGTTTTTAGAGATTGAGTCTGTTTTTGGAGACTTAAGTAATAATAAAATTTTCACCGATAGCTATGAAGAATCTCTTTCTTTATTAAGAAGTAACAACATTAAAGCTTGTATTCAAAAAATGAATACAAGTTTAGCACACAAGTAA
- a CDS encoding PfkB family carbohydrate kinase → MCATYDIKYPSAWDKIELTQVAKSLVKSSDAFIFGSLVTRDDGSRSTLYKLLPIAKFKIFDVNLRAPYYTKDILVYLMNQADFIKFNDEEIFEIAKYLNSSSQSLEQNIRFISEKTNTKTICVTKGRYGAILYYKDTFYYNSGYQIVVKDTVGAGDSFLASLIDKLLKEVSPQIAIDFACAVGALVAGREEANPQITDKDIATMVGEN, encoded by the coding sequence ATGTGTGCTACTTATGATATAAAATATCCTAGTGCTTGGGATAAAATTGAATTAACACAAGTAGCAAAGTCGCTGGTGAAATCATCTGATGCTTTTATTTTTGGAAGTTTAGTAACCCGTGATGATGGATCTAGAAGCACATTATATAAACTTTTGCCCATAGCCAAGTTTAAAATCTTTGATGTGAATTTAAGAGCACCTTATTATACTAAAGATATTCTTGTGTATTTGATGAATCAGGCGGACTTTATAAAATTTAATGATGAAGAGATTTTTGAAATAGCTAAATATTTAAATTCAAGCTCCCAGTCTTTAGAACAGAATATTCGTTTTATTTCTGAAAAAACAAATACAAAAACTATTTGTGTTACTAAAGGTAGGTATGGAGCCATTTTATATTATAAAGACACATTTTATTATAATAGTGGTTATCAGATTGTGGTAAAAGATACAGTTGGGGCGGGCGATTCCTTTTTGGCATCTTTAATAGATAAACTATTAAAAGAGGTTTCTCCTCAAATTGCAATTGATTTTGCATGCGCAGTTGGGGCTTTAGTAGCTGGTAGAGAAGAAGCAAACCCTCAAATAACAGATAAAGATATTGCAACTATGGTTGGGGAAAATTAA
- a CDS encoding PfkB family carbohydrate kinase, with product MIKITCFGEVLWDVFPTHEKIGGAPLNVAIRLKSLDNDVSIISRIGADEKGEILIGFLKSNNINIQGVQVDSIYETGNVTVMLNDKGCVLLMI from the coding sequence ATGATAAAAATAACTTGTTTTGGAGAAGTTTTATGGGATGTATTTCCTACTCATGAAAAAATTGGTGGAGCACCTTTAAATGTGGCGATACGATTAAAATCACTTGATAATGATGTTTCAATAATTAGTAGAATTGGTGCTGATGAAAAAGGAGAGATACTTATCGGTTTTTTGAAATCAAACAATATAAATATCCAAGGTGTACAGGTAGATTCAATATATGAAACAGGAAACGTTACGGTGATGCTTAATGATAAAGGATGTGTGCTACTTATGATATAA